From the Cohaesibacter sp. ES.047 genome, one window contains:
- a CDS encoding AsmA family protein, whose product MRNLLISLVSTLFLVLLALIVVPYFVSTGFLKAQVQTFVKDQTDMHLDIGGDVSLSLITGLKLSAENVALRDPANNPLFDVERIDFSLALSPLLSGKADITGITLNKPILTLSQAAAIADDVTNDGAEATKTTEAESSTAPTSPEPGHREPIDLSALSLRRLAVSDAQLVSRDANGTSTTLLSGLDASISIPDFDGPATLSGSLPYREQELEFSGALANASRAINGGSSRLDISLESPIVKARVEGELALKGETLLLANFAANAGDLKSLATWLGGAPAPVQPEAVSLQGSVIVDAREIRLPILNATLGEQSIEAAARVFTNTASGRPLIRVALDVASLDLNKLLDLKAIETPETVATSTNDEAGAAPETASEPELSALSTFDMTIDARAETLAYQNEAVRNAVLLGQLQNGNLAINLKNVNVAKGSLKASLNGSIAQKVWQGSLESHQLDITDLAELAGQASPLTGMLSTNINFAAQGLTSEDILKKGNLAGTLTLSEGEISHPALQSAIPTRESSSISELTSTVTISSLDAPVDVKGSFFWNGEVLRYASTLGLGQALAGNPIPTSLSLDASPVSLALTGQFDPTKTSLSGSKLSIHSPSSRALLAWLGQEVTTGTPDLPMQLTTQVILAPQKVGLSDLTASFGQSKGKGDVTLTLSAVPSVFGRLTFEKLDVTPFMGDGTATGRTTQAASTATKAPGNANGWDTSPIDFTGLSNFNADLQLATNSLVARDIVTGPVTITAKVENGQLNGSLDKLSLYNGQGNGAFSINSTSQPAQMTARFSMANMQMRGFLRDAIGMKSLSGTGGLDIDLNTRGASQAQIIQALDGTGSLVIRDGAIQGINIPQMLRNLRGNILQGWASSDAQSTDFSALTASFQFDNGQVTNNDLQMLSPLLRLDGSGTIDLPNKRIDYRATPKLIAKLEGQGGPVDANGVPIPIIIRGSLDDPRIYPDIPGILENPEAVLKGLEQMGGAGKAAAKGIRKIEKNVTKELQKQGDKLGIDFNKVLNPQNDNQQNNNGQQKPRSLEQQLLQGVTKGLFGN is encoded by the coding sequence ATGCGTAACCTTTTGATTTCACTCGTTTCGACCTTGTTTCTGGTGCTTCTCGCGCTGATCGTCGTGCCCTACTTCGTTTCGACCGGATTTCTCAAGGCTCAGGTCCAGACCTTCGTTAAGGATCAGACCGACATGCATCTCGACATCGGAGGTGATGTCTCTCTATCCCTGATCACCGGTTTGAAGCTCTCCGCTGAGAATGTCGCTCTGCGTGATCCTGCCAACAACCCATTGTTTGATGTCGAGCGGATCGACTTTTCCCTCGCCCTCTCGCCGCTTCTTTCCGGCAAGGCGGACATCACCGGCATCACCCTGAACAAGCCCATCCTCACGCTCAGTCAAGCCGCGGCCATTGCCGACGACGTAACCAATGACGGGGCCGAGGCAACGAAGACCACCGAGGCAGAGAGCAGCACAGCACCAACCAGTCCTGAGCCGGGTCACCGCGAGCCGATTGATCTTTCCGCACTCAGCCTTCGTCGTTTGGCCGTAAGCGACGCGCAATTGGTCAGCCGCGATGCCAACGGCACCAGCACAACGCTCCTGTCAGGACTCGATGCCAGCATCAGCATCCCCGATTTCGATGGTCCGGCCACGCTCAGTGGTTCCCTGCCCTATCGGGAACAGGAGCTGGAGTTCAGCGGCGCGCTTGCCAATGCCAGCAGAGCCATCAACGGTGGATCGAGCCGCCTCGATATCAGCCTTGAAAGCCCGATTGTGAAGGCGCGCGTCGAAGGCGAGTTGGCGCTCAAGGGCGAGACGCTGCTTCTCGCGAACTTTGCCGCCAATGCAGGCGATCTCAAGAGCCTCGCCACATGGCTCGGCGGCGCCCCCGCACCGGTCCAGCCCGAAGCCGTCAGTCTGCAGGGGTCCGTAATCGTCGACGCGCGGGAAATCCGCCTGCCCATACTCAATGCCACACTGGGCGAGCAGAGCATAGAAGCAGCGGCCCGCGTCTTCACCAACACCGCGTCGGGACGCCCCCTCATTCGCGTCGCGCTGGATGTCGCGTCCCTCGATTTGAACAAATTGCTCGATCTGAAAGCCATCGAGACGCCCGAAACCGTGGCCACCAGCACCAATGATGAAGCCGGAGCCGCACCCGAGACTGCGAGCGAGCCGGAGCTCTCGGCGCTTTCCACCTTTGACATGACGATTGATGCAAGGGCAGAGACCCTCGCCTATCAGAACGAGGCGGTCCGCAATGCCGTGCTTCTGGGCCAGTTGCAGAATGGCAATCTCGCGATCAACCTCAAGAATGTCAACGTCGCCAAGGGCAGCCTCAAGGCCAGCCTTAACGGATCTATCGCCCAAAAGGTCTGGCAGGGATCACTGGAAAGCCACCAGCTGGACATCACCGATCTCGCCGAACTCGCCGGGCAGGCAAGCCCTCTGACCGGCATGCTCTCGACAAACATCAATTTTGCCGCTCAGGGTCTGACCAGCGAAGACATCCTCAAGAAGGGCAATCTGGCGGGCACCCTCACGCTCAGTGAGGGGGAAATCTCGCACCCGGCGCTGCAGTCGGCCATTCCGACCCGGGAAAGCAGCTCCATTTCCGAACTCACCAGCACCGTCACCATCTCCAGTCTGGATGCGCCGGTGGATGTGAAGGGCTCTTTCTTCTGGAATGGCGAAGTGCTGCGCTACGCCAGCACCCTGGGGCTGGGCCAAGCTCTTGCGGGCAACCCCATACCGACGAGCCTGTCGCTAGATGCGAGCCCCGTCTCCCTTGCCCTCACCGGCCAATTCGATCCCACCAAGACGAGCCTGTCCGGCAGCAAGCTGTCGATCCATTCTCCCTCCAGCCGTGCATTGCTGGCCTGGCTTGGTCAGGAGGTCACGACCGGCACGCCTGATCTGCCGATGCAGCTCACCACGCAGGTGATTCTCGCCCCGCAAAAGGTCGGCCTCAGCGACCTCACAGCATCCTTTGGTCAATCGAAAGGCAAGGGCGATGTCACACTCACTCTGTCCGCTGTTCCATCCGTCTTTGGCAGGCTGACCTTCGAAAAACTCGATGTGACCCCCTTCATGGGCGATGGCACTGCGACAGGGCGCACCACGCAGGCGGCGTCGACCGCCACCAAAGCGCCCGGCAACGCCAATGGCTGGGACACGAGCCCCATCGACTTCACCGGACTATCAAACTTCAATGCCGATCTGCAACTTGCCACCAACTCCTTGGTGGCGCGGGATATCGTCACCGGCCCGGTGACCATCACGGCCAAAGTCGAGAACGGTCAGTTGAACGGCTCACTTGATAAGTTGAGCCTCTACAACGGACAGGGCAACGGTGCCTTCTCGATCAACTCGACCAGCCAGCCGGCGCAGATGACCGCACGCTTCTCGATGGCCAACATGCAGATGAGAGGGTTCCTCAGGGACGCCATCGGGATGAAATCGCTCAGTGGCACAGGCGGTCTCGACATCGATCTCAACACGCGCGGCGCCAGTCAGGCCCAGATCATTCAAGCGCTTGACGGCACAGGGAGCCTTGTCATCCGGGACGGTGCCATTCAGGGCATCAACATTCCTCAGATGCTGCGCAACCTGAGAGGCAATATCTTGCAAGGCTGGGCGTCATCAGACGCACAAAGCACTGACTTTTCCGCCCTCACAGCCAGCTTCCAGTTCGACAACGGTCAAGTGACAAACAACGATCTCCAGATGCTCAGCCCGCTCTTGCGTCTTGACGGCAGCGGCACGATTGATCTACCGAACAAGCGCATCGATTACCGCGCGACACCGAAACTCATTGCCAAGCTGGAAGGTCAGGGCGGACCGGTCGATGCCAACGGTGTTCCCATTCCCATCATCATCCGCGGCAGTCTCGACGATCCGCGCATCTATCCCGACATTCCGGGCATTCTGGAAAATCCGGAAGCCGTGCTCAAGGGGCTCGAACAGATGGGCGGCGCAGGCAAGGCCGCAGCCAAGGGCATCAGGAAAATCGAAAAGAATGTGACCAAGGAGCTCCAGAAGCAGGGCGACAAGCTGGGCATCGATTTCAATAAGGTGCTGAACCCGCAGAACGACAATCAACAGAACAACAACGGCCAGCAAAAACCGCGCAGCCTTGAACAGCAGCTCCTGCAGGGCGTCACCAAAGGCCTGTTCGGCAACTAA
- a CDS encoding universal stress protein, whose amino-acid sequence MTKSILCAIDISQDNDTKVLEIADKLAKVDDARLDVITVVPNFGMTLVGSFFDENFQKQAVADAKSALKTRVEQILGLERNTSIRHIVATGSAYEEILEVATQINTDLIVIGAHKPDLKEFLIGPNAARVVRHSNCSVYVVREA is encoded by the coding sequence ATGACCAAATCGATCCTTTGTGCGATTGATATCTCGCAGGATAACGATACCAAAGTTCTGGAAATTGCCGACAAGCTGGCAAAGGTGGATGACGCCCGTCTGGACGTCATCACCGTTGTGCCAAACTTCGGCATGACCCTCGTCGGAAGCTTCTTTGACGAGAATTTCCAGAAGCAGGCCGTGGCTGATGCCAAGAGCGCACTCAAGACGCGCGTGGAACAAATACTCGGGTTAGAGCGCAACACATCCATTCGCCATATCGTTGCGACCGGTTCTGCCTATGAGGAGATTCTCGAGGTGGCCACGCAGATCAATACCGATCTTATCGTGATCGGTGCGCACAAGCCGGACCTGAAGGAATTTCTCATCGGTCCGAACGCGGCGCGCGTGGTGCGTCATTCGAACTGTTCGGTCTATGTGGTCCGGGAGGCCTAG
- a CDS encoding methylglyoxal synthase, whose amino-acid sequence MQETKSNPSAPLRIALVAHDAKKDDLIEWVGHHLSMLENSELVGTGTTGSRILEAYPTLNLTPLFSGPLGGDQQIGAMIAEKRLDGLIFFVDPLSPMPHDVDVKALNRLATVYDLPVAYSPSSANYIMRGLIKDKQKSIAAA is encoded by the coding sequence ATGCAAGAGACCAAGTCCAATCCGAGCGCACCCTTGCGCATCGCCCTTGTTGCCCATGACGCCAAGAAGGACGATCTGATCGAATGGGTCGGTCATCATCTGTCCATGCTGGAAAATTCGGAACTGGTCGGCACCGGAACCACGGGCAGCCGAATCCTCGAAGCCTATCCGACCCTTAATCTGACCCCGCTGTTTTCCGGCCCGCTTGGCGGTGACCAGCAGATCGGCGCAATGATTGCCGAAAAGCGTCTCGACGGCCTGATCTTCTTTGTCGATCCGCTGTCCCCGATGCCGCATGACGTGGATGTGAAGGCACTCAACCGCCTCGCTACCGTTTATGACCTGCCAGTGGCCTACAGCCCCAGCTCGGCCAATTACATCATGCGTGGCCTCATCAAGGATAAACAGAAAAGCATCGCCGCGGCCTGA
- the rocF gene encoding arginase → MKTNQDISPSIAILGVPLEDGTHEKGCLMGPDALRTAGIIETLEGLGHHTADHGNLTPRQVTAASTRSGSARNFEAIAGWTQALADMAYAMAQDTFPIFLGGDHALSIGSVAGLARHAAECSRPLYVLWLDAHPDFNTPATSQSGNIHGMSVAAFCGDPDLAGLYAEPLRHPVHPSHVHMIGIRSVDLDERLRLQEQRVLVNDMRVIDEVGVIRPLQQLIDEVKATNAMLHVSLDVDFLDPSIAPAVGTTVPGGATFREAHLIMELLHESECVTSLDLVELNPFLDHRGMTAELMTDLTASLFGRKIFDRRTRHPGPQTGPQ, encoded by the coding sequence GTGAAGACCAATCAAGACATCTCTCCATCCATTGCGATTCTGGGCGTGCCCCTTGAGGACGGCACGCACGAAAAGGGCTGCCTGATGGGTCCCGATGCCCTGCGGACTGCGGGCATCATCGAAACCCTCGAAGGCCTTGGCCACCATACCGCCGACCACGGCAATCTGACCCCAAGACAGGTCACCGCAGCATCAACCCGATCCGGTTCTGCGCGCAATTTCGAAGCCATTGCCGGCTGGACGCAAGCCCTTGCGGACATGGCCTATGCTATGGCGCAGGACACATTCCCCATTTTTCTCGGCGGCGACCATGCCCTGTCCATCGGATCGGTTGCCGGGCTTGCGCGCCACGCCGCCGAATGCAGCCGCCCACTTTATGTGCTCTGGCTCGACGCACATCCTGATTTCAACACCCCCGCAACGTCCCAGAGCGGCAACATCCACGGCATGTCCGTCGCGGCCTTTTGCGGCGACCCGGACTTGGCGGGGCTTTATGCCGAACCACTGCGGCATCCGGTCCATCCGTCCCACGTCCACATGATTGGCATCCGCAGTGTCGACCTTGACGAACGCCTACGGCTTCAGGAGCAACGGGTGCTGGTCAATGACATGCGCGTGATCGATGAAGTCGGCGTCATCCGCCCGTTGCAGCAACTCATCGACGAGGTGAAGGCAACCAACGCCATGTTGCACGTCAGCCTCGATGTCGACTTTCTCGACCCGTCCATCGCCCCGGCGGTCGGCACCACGGTCCCCGGAGGCGCAACCTTCCGCGAGGCGCATCTGATCATGGAACTGCTCCATGAGAGTGAATGCGTCACCTCGCTTGATCTGGTCGAACTCAATCCCTTCCTCGATCACCGCGGCATGACGGCAGAGCTGATGACCGATCTCACCGCCTCGCTGTTCGGACGCAAGATTTTCGACCGCAGGACACGCCACCCCGGACCACAAACCGGACCACAATGA
- the pgi gene encoding glucose-6-phosphate isomerase, protein MGKFMSSMEVIWTDLVHHRQDFDSFHLREAFAADPSRFERFSTEMDGCLTLDYSRNRVDEKTMLLLEKLIEAAGVRTRFAEMKGGATINNTEGRAVLHVALRGSVSANLEVNGQKIMDDINAVKKRLYAFATGVRDGSIAAKDGQPFTDVVNIGIGGSDLGPHMVTRALSAFHDGPRVHFVSNVDGAHMGDTLKTLEPARTLFLVASKTFTTQETMTNARAAKAWLTAALGDDAVADHFAALSTNKEGVEGFGINTDRMFEFWDWVGGRYSVWSAIGLPVMIAIGADGFEEFLAGARSMDSHFASAPFRENIPMLMAALGLWYRNVWDCASMAVLPYDQRLEYFADFLQQLDMESNGKSVHNDGSSLARASGPVIWGASGTNGQHAFYQELHQGTDIIPCEFLVAAKPTDADDYQHELLLANCFAQVEALAKGRTAEEAKAQLEASGKSAEEVAALVPHKVFEGNRPSSLIFYDELTPKMLGRLIALYEQKVFVQGVVWGVNPYDQWGVELGKELANKLAPAVKTGDRGEGDPAILDRLKAYRAK, encoded by the coding sequence ATGGGGAAATTCATGAGCTCTATGGAAGTCATCTGGACCGATCTGGTCCATCATCGTCAGGATTTCGATTCCTTTCACCTGCGCGAAGCCTTTGCTGCCGATCCGTCACGGTTCGAGCGTTTTTCCACTGAGATGGATGGCTGCCTGACGCTCGACTATTCGCGCAACCGTGTTGATGAAAAAACCATGTTGCTGCTGGAAAAACTCATCGAGGCCGCCGGTGTCCGGACGCGCTTTGCCGAGATGAAAGGCGGTGCGACGATCAACAACACGGAGGGGCGTGCCGTGTTGCATGTCGCCCTGCGTGGATCGGTTTCGGCCAATCTTGAGGTCAACGGCCAAAAGATCATGGATGATATCAACGCCGTGAAAAAGCGTCTCTATGCATTCGCCACCGGGGTGCGTGACGGGTCGATTGCGGCCAAGGATGGCCAGCCCTTCACCGATGTGGTCAACATCGGCATCGGCGGCTCTGATCTCGGCCCGCATATGGTCACCCGCGCTCTGTCGGCCTTTCATGATGGCCCGCGCGTGCATTTCGTCTCCAACGTCGATGGCGCCCACATGGGCGACACGCTGAAGACACTGGAACCGGCTCGCACGTTGTTCCTCGTCGCTTCCAAGACTTTCACAACGCAGGAAACCATGACCAACGCCCGTGCCGCCAAGGCGTGGCTGACGGCAGCGCTTGGGGATGATGCGGTGGCCGATCATTTCGCGGCTCTGTCGACCAACAAGGAAGGCGTTGAAGGCTTCGGCATCAACACCGATCGCATGTTTGAATTCTGGGACTGGGTCGGCGGTCGCTATTCGGTCTGGTCGGCCATTGGCCTTCCCGTGATGATCGCGATTGGCGCGGACGGGTTCGAAGAGTTTCTCGCTGGTGCCCGGTCGATGGATAGCCATTTTGCGTCCGCTCCGTTCCGCGAAAACATCCCCATGCTGATGGCCGCACTTGGGCTGTGGTATCGCAATGTCTGGGATTGCGCGTCGATGGCGGTTCTGCCCTATGACCAGCGGCTTGAATATTTTGCCGATTTCCTGCAGCAGCTCGACATGGAATCAAACGGCAAGTCGGTTCACAATGACGGCTCTTCCCTTGCGCGTGCCAGTGGCCCGGTGATCTGGGGCGCGTCTGGCACCAACGGCCAGCATGCCTTCTATCAAGAACTGCATCAGGGCACCGACATCATCCCTTGCGAATTCCTCGTTGCGGCCAAGCCGACTGATGCGGACGACTATCAGCATGAATTGCTGCTGGCCAACTGCTTTGCGCAGGTTGAGGCATTGGCGAAGGGACGCACCGCCGAGGAAGCCAAGGCCCAGCTTGAGGCTTCGGGCAAATCGGCTGAAGAGGTCGCGGCGCTGGTGCCGCACAAGGTGTTTGAAGGCAACCGTCCGAGCTCGCTGATCTTTTATGATGAACTGACGCCGAAGATGCTGGGGCGTCTGATTGCCCTTTACGAGCAGAAGGTGTTTGTGCAGGGCGTCGTCTGGGGCGTGAATCCCTACGACCAGTGGGGGGTCGAGCTTGGCAAGGAATTGGCCAACAAGCTGGCGCCTGCGGTCAAAACCGGTGATCGCGGCGAGGGCGATCCGGCGATCCTTGATCGCCTCAAAGCCTACCGCGCGAAATAG
- a CDS encoding TAXI family TRAP transporter solute-binding subunit — protein sequence MLKKLTLTATALAATVAFSPAAFAEEFITIGTGGVTGVYYPTGGAICRLVNKGRKDHGVRCSVESTGGSVYNINTIREGELEFGVAQSDWQYHAYNGTSKFEDKGPFKELRAVFSVHPEPFTVVARADSGVKNFQDLKGKRVNIGNPGSGQRGTMEVLMDALGWSMDDFTLATELKAAEQSAALCDNQIDAMVYTVGHPSGSIQEATTACDSVLVTVDGPAVDKLISDNSYYRSATIPGGMYRGNDEDTKTFGVGATFVTSAAVSEDTVYTLVKSVFENFDAFKKLHPAFANLKPEEMATAGLSAPLHPGAAKYYKEQGWIK from the coding sequence ATGCTCAAAAAACTGACACTCACTGCAACTGCGCTTGCTGCGACGGTGGCCTTTTCACCGGCTGCTTTTGCAGAGGAGTTCATTACGATCGGTACCGGCGGTGTAACCGGCGTTTACTACCCGACTGGCGGCGCTATCTGCCGTCTGGTCAACAAGGGTCGCAAGGACCACGGCGTTCGCTGCTCCGTTGAATCCACTGGTGGGTCCGTCTACAACATCAACACCATTCGCGAAGGCGAGCTGGAATTTGGCGTTGCACAGTCTGACTGGCAGTATCATGCCTACAACGGCACCTCCAAGTTTGAAGACAAAGGTCCGTTCAAAGAGCTGCGTGCCGTTTTCTCCGTGCACCCTGAGCCGTTCACCGTTGTGGCTCGTGCCGACTCCGGCGTGAAAAACTTCCAGGACCTCAAAGGCAAACGCGTCAACATCGGCAACCCCGGGTCCGGTCAGCGCGGCACCATGGAAGTTCTCATGGATGCTCTTGGCTGGAGCATGGATGACTTCACTCTTGCAACCGAGCTGAAAGCTGCAGAACAATCTGCGGCTCTGTGCGACAACCAGATCGATGCCATGGTCTACACCGTCGGCCATCCGTCCGGTTCCATTCAGGAAGCTACCACGGCTTGTGATTCCGTTCTGGTGACCGTTGACGGTCCTGCTGTCGACAAACTGATCTCGGACAACAGCTACTATCGGTCCGCGACCATTCCAGGCGGCATGTATCGCGGCAATGACGAAGACACCAAAACCTTTGGTGTTGGCGCAACCTTCGTTACGTCTGCGGCTGTGTCTGAAGACACTGTCTACACGCTGGTCAAATCCGTTTTCGAAAACTTCGATGCGTTCAAAAAACTGCATCCCGCTTTCGCAAACCTGAAGCCTGAAGAAATGGCGACGGCTGGTCTGTCCGCTCCGCTGCATCCTGGCGCTGCGAAATACTACAAAGAACAGGGCTGGATCAAGTAA
- a CDS encoding TRAP transporter permease produces the protein MSDKHASGRPLSEEELQDLVASSDAGSRNPIGAVGTFLAAVALIWSVFQVVLASPVSPYILPADLINNSRQLHLAFAIFLAYMAYPAFSNSPRHHIPTGDWLLGVAGALIALYGFFFYEKIVNNGGLADDVDKWVALAGLLILFEAARRALGPAMAIIATIFLFYVFFGASEWMPEVIRWKGASLKKAMSHMWITSEGVFGIALGVSTKFVFLFVLFGALLDKAGAGNYFIKMAFGALGHLKGGPAKAAVVGSAATGLISGSSIANVVTTGTFTIPLMKRVGFTSEQAGSVEVASSVNGQIMPPVMGAAAFLMVEYVGISYVEVITHAFLPAMISYIALVYIVHLEAVKRNMPTIGDRSVSTMRTILSMFAFFAGFAALCYGIKFPIGWIVAVVPEGASWILAALVFVAYLALLKLASTAPDLEPDDPNAEEVVLPNVSEIYKTGLYYLLPIVVLVYFLMIEQKSPGLSAFWATSLLFVILLTQKPIKGIFRGESEMVNSFKSGVMDLGVGLIDGARNMIGIGLATATAGVIVGTVTLTGIGQVMANLVEIMSGGNLVLMLIFVGLLSLVLGMGLPTTANYIVVSSLMAGVVVTLGAQSGLVVPLIAVHLFVFYFGIMADVTPPVGLASFAAAAVSGGDAIKTGFTAFFYSLRTVALPFVFIFNTDLLLIDVTWFQGILVAVIATIAILVFTAGTMGYFVARNRIYESVALIVISFVLFRPDFFMDRIQPPYERVEPAQITQALAKLTPGHEMRVKLTGPDFTSGRVKDTTIVLEAGDETGGEERLSAMGLAVLDEDGIVKLDEPFPGTPFFTDLSSFDFYGDTPVSIEKVQVKADQLPKELLFIPGLLLLGLVYLLQRARAGRKEEPAS, from the coding sequence ATGTCTGACAAGCATGCGTCCGGACGCCCCCTGAGTGAAGAGGAGCTGCAAGATCTTGTTGCCTCTTCCGATGCAGGGTCGCGCAATCCGATTGGCGCAGTTGGAACGTTTCTGGCTGCGGTTGCCCTGATCTGGTCTGTCTTCCAGGTCGTTCTTGCTTCGCCCGTATCCCCCTATATCCTGCCCGCCGACCTCATCAACAACTCACGTCAGCTGCATCTGGCTTTTGCCATTTTCCTTGCCTACATGGCGTATCCGGCCTTCTCCAACAGCCCGCGCCATCATATCCCCACGGGGGATTGGCTTCTTGGTGTGGCGGGGGCTCTCATTGCCCTTTACGGCTTTTTCTTCTACGAGAAAATCGTCAACAATGGCGGACTGGCAGATGATGTCGACAAGTGGGTCGCTCTCGCTGGCCTGCTGATCCTGTTCGAAGCTGCCCGCCGGGCACTCGGGCCAGCCATGGCGATCATCGCGACGATCTTTCTGTTTTATGTCTTCTTTGGCGCTTCCGAATGGATGCCCGAGGTCATTCGCTGGAAGGGTGCCTCGCTGAAGAAAGCCATGAGCCACATGTGGATCACGTCCGAAGGAGTCTTCGGTATCGCGCTCGGTGTGTCGACCAAGTTCGTGTTCCTCTTCGTGTTGTTCGGGGCGCTGCTCGACAAGGCCGGAGCGGGCAACTATTTCATCAAGATGGCATTTGGGGCGCTTGGTCACCTTAAAGGGGGGCCTGCCAAGGCAGCTGTTGTGGGCTCTGCTGCGACGGGCCTTATTTCCGGCTCCTCCATCGCGAACGTCGTGACGACGGGCACCTTCACGATCCCGCTGATGAAGCGGGTAGGCTTTACCTCGGAGCAGGCCGGTTCGGTCGAGGTCGCCTCATCCGTGAACGGCCAGATCATGCCGCCGGTCATGGGGGCAGCTGCCTTTCTGATGGTTGAATATGTCGGCATTTCCTATGTCGAGGTGATCACCCATGCCTTCCTGCCAGCTATGATTTCCTATATCGCGCTGGTTTATATCGTGCATCTGGAAGCGGTGAAACGGAACATGCCGACCATCGGTGACCGTTCGGTTTCAACCATGCGCACCATCCTGAGCATGTTCGCCTTCTTTGCCGGATTTGCCGCTCTTTGCTACGGCATCAAGTTTCCCATTGGCTGGATCGTGGCGGTCGTGCCTGAAGGGGCTAGCTGGATATTGGCGGCGCTTGTGTTCGTTGCCTATCTGGCACTGCTCAAGCTGGCCTCAACTGCGCCGGATCTCGAGCCGGATGACCCCAATGCCGAAGAGGTCGTGTTGCCGAACGTGTCGGAGATCTACAAGACCGGGCTTTATTATCTCCTGCCCATCGTTGTGTTGGTCTACTTCCTGATGATCGAGCAGAAATCACCGGGCCTGTCGGCTTTCTGGGCGACCTCCCTGTTGTTTGTCATCCTGTTGACGCAGAAGCCCATCAAGGGGATCTTTCGCGGTGAAAGCGAGATGGTCAACTCCTTCAAGTCGGGAGTGATGGATCTGGGCGTCGGCCTCATTGATGGCGCGCGCAACATGATCGGCATTGGCCTAGCAACCGCAACCGCCGGTGTGATCGTGGGTACCGTCACGCTGACCGGTATCGGGCAGGTGATGGCCAATCTGGTCGAAATCATGTCCGGCGGCAATCTCGTCCTGATGCTGATCTTTGTCGGTCTGCTCTCACTCGTTCTGGGCATGGGGCTGCCGACGACGGCAAACTACATCGTTGTCTCCTCGCTGATGGCTGGCGTTGTTGTCACACTGGGGGCGCAGTCGGGGCTGGTGGTGCCGCTTATTGCTGTTCATCTGTTCGTCTTCTACTTCGGCATCATGGCGGATGTGACGCCGCCTGTGGGGCTCGCCTCCTTTGCCGCGGCGGCGGTGTCAGGGGGCGATGCGATCAAGACCGGCTTTACGGCCTTTTTCTATTCGCTCCGGACAGTGGCTCTGCCGTTCGTGTTCATCTTCAACACCGATCTTCTGCTGATTGACGTCACCTGGTTCCAGGGGATTCTTGTGGCCGTGATCGCAACCATTGCCATTCTGGTGTTCACCGCCGGAACCATGGGCTATTTCGTTGCGCGCAACCGCATTTACGAGAGCGTCGCGCTCATTGTGATCTCGTTCGTGCTGTTCCGTCCCGATTTCTTCATGGACCGCATTCAGCCCCCCTATGAGCGGGTCGAACCGGCGCAGATTACGCAGGCGCTTGCCAAACTGACTCCCGGCCACGAAATGCGTGTGAAACTGACGGGGCCGGACTTTACCAGCGGACGGGTGAAGGACACGACGATTGTCCTTGAAGCCGGTGATGAGACGGGTGGTGAGGAACGCCTGTCGGCGATGGGGCTGGCTGTTCTGGATGAGGATGGCATTGTCAAACTCGATGAGCCGTTCCCCGGCACACCGTTCTTTACAGATCTCAGCTCGTTCGATTTCTATGGCGATACGCCGGTGTCGATCGAGAAGGTTCAAGTCAAGGCTGACCAGCTGCCCAAAGAACTCCTGTTTATTCCGGGGCTTTTGCTGCTGGGTCTGGTCTATTTGCTGCAACGCGCCCGCGCGGGCCGTAAGGAGGAGCCAGCTTCATGA